In the Chroococcidiopsis sp. SAG 2025 genome, one interval contains:
- a CDS encoding AraC family transcriptional regulator, with product MNSNRLLESQEFHTIDIDSLIENARMVGFQKFLLQSHPLLSKVFEFIEARYCDSISLREVAEAVGRSPAYLTDLVRRETGKTVLSWIVERRMAEARCLLLETGHSVEQIAEAVGYFDRRHFSRLFLRFHGLTPQAWRRKYQGRSVPLLQVDLKEEKPSNLIEQRAKTITAVEAQRLQVCIQEIVEILYQNITIGQENLNEAFL from the coding sequence ATGAACTCTAATCGCTTACTTGAGAGCCAAGAATTCCACACTATTGATATAGATTCGCTGATTGAAAATGCTAGAATGGTGGGATTTCAAAAGTTCTTGCTTCAGTCTCATCCTCTTTTGAGTAAAGTTTTTGAATTTATCGAAGCACGCTATTGTGATTCAATTAGTCTGCGAGAGGTGGCTGAAGCAGTTGGTCGTTCTCCGGCGTACCTGACTGACCTGGTGCGGCGGGAAACTGGAAAAACTGTGCTGAGCTGGATTGTGGAACGCCGCATGGCAGAAGCACGCTGTCTATTACTTGAAACCGGTCATTCAGTAGAGCAGATTGCTGAAGCAGTAGGTTATTTTGATAGACGGCATTTCAGTCGCTTATTTCTCCGGTTCCACGGATTGACTCCACAGGCTTGGCGGAGAAAATATCAAGGTAGGAGCGTTCCACTTTTGCAAGTAGACCTGAAAGAGGAAAAGCCAAGCAATCTGATTGAGCAAAGAGCCAAAACTATAACTGCTGTAGAAGCTCAAAGACTACAGGTTTGTATACAAGAGATTGTTGAGATTCTGTATCAGAATATAACAATTGGTCAAGAGAACTTGAATGAGGCTTTTCTGTAG